In a genomic window of Nitratireductor basaltis:
- a CDS encoding vWA domain-containing protein, translating into MFIPFFLQLKAARVPVSLREYLTLLEGMDADLVTYDIEAFYYLARTTLVKDERHIDRFDQVFAHCFKGVEAVSGESAVDPRELPEEWLRRLAEKHLTEEEKKLVESLGGFDKLMETLKKRLEEQQGRHQGGNKWIGTGGTSPFGAYGYNPEGVRIGQHESRHRRAVKVWDKREFRNFDDSIEIGTRNIKVALKRLRRWVREGAQEEFDLPETIRSTAEHGYLDVKTRPERRNAVKLLMFFDVGGSMDDHIRIVEELFSAVRSEFRHMEYFYFHNCLYEGVWKDNARRHADVIPTFDVLHKYGSDYKVIFVGDASMSPYEIAYPGGAVEHWNAEAGAVWLQRALEHWPNAVWLNPVREQHWSYTHSIQMIREIFSDRMYPLTLQGLEQATRELSRAH; encoded by the coding sequence ATGTTCATCCCCTTCTTCCTTCAGCTGAAAGCCGCGCGCGTTCCTGTTTCGCTTCGGGAATATCTGACGCTGCTTGAGGGGATGGACGCGGATCTGGTCACCTACGACATCGAAGCCTTCTACTATCTGGCGCGCACGACGCTGGTGAAGGATGAGCGGCACATCGACCGCTTCGACCAGGTGTTTGCCCATTGCTTCAAGGGCGTTGAAGCAGTGTCGGGCGAGAGCGCCGTCGATCCGCGGGAACTGCCCGAGGAATGGCTGCGTCGCCTTGCCGAAAAGCACCTGACAGAGGAAGAAAAGAAGCTGGTTGAAAGCCTCGGCGGTTTCGACAAGCTGATGGAAACGCTGAAAAAGCGTCTGGAAGAACAACAGGGCCGGCACCAGGGCGGCAACAAGTGGATCGGCACCGGCGGTACCTCGCCCTTCGGCGCCTATGGCTACAACCCCGAAGGTGTACGCATCGGGCAACACGAGTCGCGCCATCGGCGCGCGGTGAAGGTGTGGGACAAGCGCGAATTTCGCAATTTCGACGACTCCATCGAGATCGGCACGCGTAACATAAAGGTCGCCCTCAAACGCCTGCGCCGCTGGGTGCGCGAAGGGGCGCAAGAAGAATTCGATCTGCCCGAGACCATCCGCTCGACCGCCGAGCACGGCTATCTCGACGTCAAGACACGGCCGGAGCGGCGCAACGCAGTCAAGCTCCTGATGTTCTTTGATGTCGGTGGATCGATGGATGATCACATTCGCATAGTCGAGGAACTGTTTTCAGCCGTGCGAAGCGAATTTCGACACATGGAATATTTCTACTTCCACAACTGCCTCTATGAAGGCGTGTGGAAGGACAATGCACGCCGCCATGCAGACGTGATCCCGACCTTCGACGTGCTTCACAAATATGGCTCCGACTACAAGGTGATCTTTGTGGGGGACGCATCCATGTCGCCCTACGAGATCGCCTATCCCGGCGGTGCCGTTGAGCACTGGAACGCGGAAGCTGGCGCGGTGTGGCTGCAGCGGGCTCTCGAGCATTGGCCCAATGCGGTTTGGCTTAACCCGGTGCGTGAACAGCATTGGAGCTATACGCATTCCATCCAGATGATCCGGGAGATATTCTCCGACCGGATGTATCCACTCACCCTTCAGGGGCTTGAACAGGCCACGCGGGAACTTTCCCGCGCGCACTGA
- a CDS encoding heme biosynthesis HemY N-terminal domain-containing protein: protein MFRILFYFLLIFALGLGFAWLAERPGDLVVTFGGYRYEVTLMVAAVLLVGVVAAVMITWWLLKSIWYSPKTVARHFRVRRRDRGYQALSTGLIAAGAGDGGVARRMGTQASKLISSDQEPLIHLLDAQAAMLEGDHETARKKFAAMAEDPETRLLGLRGLYLEAERLGEREAAEHYAGEAAKQAPQLGWAANAALATRAREGEWDSALSLVDAQKSAKHQDKDAIKRRRAVLLTAKAMEVLDSDPATARSAALEAHKLQPEFVPAAVTAAKALFRNNELRKAAKVLESTWKKEPHPELAEAYLHARPGDSTHDRLDRARKLRGLKPNNVESELAVARAALDASEYAEARKAAEAAIRIAPRESAFLILADIEEAETGEQGRVRHWLQKALRAPRDPAWIADGQVSERWAPVSPSGRFDAYEWRVPVERLAPVLDADDALEPLPAISAPPAGASSAGRSEDAEIVVEEGLTEVKPPVAGKAKPNEPDASSDKGDAVKADEVQETPKAEPKLQAATAAPVKESKPDAVVADAAEAQPKPVADTSAPATAHRKRLAEEDKVKRPPIPDDPGVDPEDDAKPQQGFRLF, encoded by the coding sequence ATGTTCAGAATCCTGTTCTACTTCCTCCTGATTTTCGCCCTTGGCCTGGGCTTCGCCTGGTTGGCGGAACGCCCGGGTGATCTGGTGGTCACCTTCGGGGGCTATCGCTACGAAGTCACGCTGATGGTGGCAGCAGTCCTGCTTGTGGGCGTGGTTGCTGCTGTGATGATCACCTGGTGGCTGCTCAAGAGCATCTGGTACAGCCCGAAAACCGTGGCGCGCCATTTTCGGGTGCGGCGCCGGGATCGGGGATACCAGGCGCTTTCGACCGGGCTTATTGCAGCGGGAGCCGGTGATGGTGGCGTCGCGCGACGGATGGGTACACAGGCATCGAAGCTGATCTCGTCGGATCAGGAACCTCTCATCCATCTTCTGGATGCGCAGGCTGCGATGCTGGAAGGCGATCACGAGACGGCGCGCAAGAAGTTTGCCGCGATGGCGGAAGATCCCGAGACACGGCTTCTTGGCTTGCGTGGGCTTTATCTCGAGGCCGAGCGGCTTGGGGAGCGCGAAGCTGCCGAGCACTATGCCGGTGAAGCAGCCAAACAGGCGCCCCAGCTTGGCTGGGCAGCCAATGCAGCACTGGCTACCCGGGCCCGTGAAGGAGAGTGGGACAGCGCGCTTTCGCTTGTGGATGCACAGAAGAGCGCCAAGCACCAGGACAAGGACGCCATCAAGCGCCGTCGCGCGGTTCTCCTGACCGCGAAAGCCATGGAAGTGCTGGACAGCGATCCCGCAACTGCGCGCAGTGCCGCGCTTGAGGCACACAAGCTGCAGCCGGAATTCGTGCCGGCAGCCGTGACGGCCGCGAAGGCGCTGTTCCGCAACAACGAACTGCGCAAGGCTGCGAAGGTACTGGAATCGACCTGGAAGAAGGAGCCGCATCCGGAGCTGGCCGAAGCCTATCTGCACGCACGCCCGGGCGATTCCACCCATGACCGTCTGGATCGTGCCAGGAAACTGCGTGGCTTGAAGCCGAACAATGTGGAGTCCGAACTTGCCGTGGCGCGTGCCGCTCTTGATGCGAGCGAATATGCAGAAGCGCGCAAGGCAGCGGAAGCTGCGATACGCATTGCACCGCGCGAGAGCGCCTTCCTGATCCTGGCCGATATCGAAGAGGCTGAGACCGGCGAGCAGGGACGTGTGCGCCATTGGCTCCAGAAGGCGCTGCGTGCGCCGCGCGATCCGGCATGGATTGCCGATGGCCAGGTTTCGGAGCGTTGGGCGCCCGTCTCTCCGTCTGGTCGGTTCGATGCCTATGAATGGCGCGTTCCGGTGGAGCGGCTCGCGCCGGTACTCGATGCCGATGATGCCTTGGAGCCACTGCCTGCAATCAGTGCACCCCCCGCAGGAGCCTCATCCGCAGGCAGATCCGAAGATGCGGAGATCGTAGTAGAGGAAGGCCTGACCGAGGTGAAGCCGCCTGTTGCCGGCAAGGCAAAGCCAAATGAACCGGATGCCTCGTCGGACAAGGGCGACGCGGTCAAGGCAGATGAGGTTCAGGAGACGCCAAAGGCGGAGCCGAAACTCCAGGCCGCCACGGCTGCGCCCGTGAAAGAGAGCAAGCCGGATGCAGTGGTTGCGGATGCGGCTGAGGCGCAGCCAAAACCAGTGGCGGACACGTCAGCACCGGCAACTGCCCATCGCAAGCGGCTCGCCGAAGAAGACAAGGTGAAGCGCCCGCCCATTCCCGATGATCCGGGTGTTGACCCGGAAGATGATGCGAAGCCGCAGCAAGGGTTCAGACTCTTCTGA
- a CDS encoding glutamine amidotransferase — translation MSNKILVVLHQELSSAGRVGQLLEASGFTLDIRRPPLGDRLPETLEEHAGAVVFGGPMSANDRDEFVKRETDWLEVPLKENKPFLGICLGAQMLVKHLGGQVKSHDDGLVEIGWYPLRATEAGRKLMHWPEMVYQFHREGFSLPKDATLLATADHYPNQAFRYGENAWGVQFHAELTRVMMQRWVVRGAHRFVMPGAQPGRDHLGGRMIWDRHLKQWLVEFLQIIFGGAGVMAADGRDPSLKPTHHAKVGRRGIA, via the coding sequence ATGAGCAACAAGATCCTGGTCGTACTGCATCAGGAGCTTTCAAGTGCGGGTCGGGTCGGGCAGCTTCTGGAAGCCTCCGGCTTCACGCTGGATATCAGGCGGCCCCCGCTTGGCGACCGCTTGCCAGAGACTCTGGAAGAGCATGCCGGTGCTGTCGTATTCGGCGGTCCCATGAGCGCCAATGACCGCGATGAGTTCGTGAAGCGTGAAACCGACTGGCTGGAGGTTCCACTCAAGGAGAACAAGCCGTTTCTGGGCATCTGCCTTGGTGCGCAAATGCTGGTGAAGCATCTGGGAGGGCAGGTGAAGAGCCATGATGACGGTCTTGTCGAGATCGGCTGGTACCCGCTGCGTGCCACCGAGGCAGGGCGCAAGCTCATGCATTGGCCCGAAATGGTCTATCAGTTTCACCGCGAAGGGTTCTCGCTGCCGAAGGATGCCACTCTACTGGCGACTGCCGATCATTATCCCAATCAGGCCTTCCGCTATGGTGAGAACGCCTGGGGCGTGCAGTTTCATGCCGAGCTGACAAGGGTGATGATGCAGCGCTGGGTGGTGCGTGGCGCTCATCGTTTCGTGATGCCCGGCGCGCAGCCCGGTCGCGATCATCTAGGAGGGCGGATGATCTGGGATAGGCATCTCAAGCAGTGGCTGGTCGAGTTCCTGCAAATCATATTCGGAGGTGCGGGCGTGATGGCAGCAGACGGTCGCGATCCGTCACTCAAGCCGACGCATCACGCAAAGGTTGGGCGCCGCGGTATTGCCTGA
- a CDS encoding TerB family tellurite resistance protein translates to MFERILQFLKELPGDEGNGTRLDAEDPRVAAAAILIHVMEADGVNTPEEQARLRETLARAYSLSGDELADLIKAADEAEKDSVDLYGFTSVLKRHLGEEARSEFIRLMWEIVLADGEVHELEDNLVWRVAELIGVDSRTRVIMRQKVQESASKN, encoded by the coding sequence ATGTTCGAGCGCATACTGCAATTTCTGAAAGAACTGCCCGGCGATGAGGGCAACGGTACACGGCTTGATGCCGAAGACCCGCGCGTGGCAGCGGCTGCGATCCTGATCCATGTGATGGAAGCCGACGGGGTCAATACTCCCGAGGAGCAGGCGCGGCTGCGCGAAACGCTCGCGCGCGCCTACAGCCTGAGCGGAGATGAACTGGCAGACCTGATAAAGGCTGCCGATGAGGCCGAAAAGGATTCGGTTGATCTTTATGGTTTCACCAGCGTTCTGAAGCGCCATCTGGGTGAAGAGGCTCGCTCGGAATTCATCAGACTCATGTGGGAAATCGTCCTTGCCGATGGTGAAGTTCATGAGCTTGAGGATAATCTCGTGTGGCGGGTGGCCGAGCTGATCGGCGTGGATTCCCGCACGAGGGTGATCATGCGACAGAAGGTGCAGGAAAGCGCCTCGAAGAACTAA